The Pseudorasbora parva isolate DD20220531a chromosome 16, ASM2467924v1, whole genome shotgun sequence genome includes a region encoding these proteins:
- the LOC137043479 gene encoding protein phosphatase 1 regulatory subunit 3E — protein sequence MEAETVVMLPPKNCIPRNYSCIAGLFGSLAAPEQKLEDGEEDMEGEEDMNGDCEPSEISVVNKKPRGRESFLKPPLSPTQRRRCKSLPTPAERAKLEIARSRSPICQKKVRFADALGLDLFSIKHFDDTDMPEVPERIIDKFKKGRALHLNNFDKTNASSQSVFMELLFTNPGSLPDFMERVIAVKVLLESVQADEFSISGIVRVLNVAFEKNVYLRYTLNNWTTFVDVLAYYVPHSSDGQTDKFSFKIITPTFLDFGGTLQFAIKYCVGGDEFWDNNNGSNYRVRRHRFKISPPREWENGWIHFI from the coding sequence ATGGAAGCCGAGACTGTGGTAATGCTGCCTCCAAAGAACTGCATCCCCAGAAACTACAGTTGTATTGCTGGGCTGTTCGGAAGCTTGGCAGCACCAGAGCAAAAGCTGGAGGACGGAGAAGAAGACATGGAAGGAGAGGAGGATATGAATGGAGACTGTGAACCGTCAGAAATCAGCGTTGTGAATAAAAAGCCGAGAGGAAGAGAGTCGTTCCTGAAACCCCCGCTAAGCCCGACACAGCGTCGCAGGTGCAAGTCTCTCCCCACACCGGCTGAAAGAGCCAAATTAGAGATCGCGCGAAGCCGGAGCCCAATCTGTCAAAAGAAAGTACGATTCGCCGACGCTCTGGGACTGGACCTGTTTTCTATCAAACACTTTGACGACACAGATATGCCTGAGGTTCCAGAGCGCATCATCGACAAATTCAAAAAAGGCAGAGCTCTCCACTTGAACAACTTCGACAAGACCAACGCATCAAGCCAGTCCGTGTTTATGGAGCTGCTCTTCACGAACCCAGGATCCCTGCCGGACTTCATGGAAAGAGTTATCGCAGTGAAGGTTTTACTGGAGTCTGTTCAGGCTGATGAGTTCAGCATCTCGGGGATTGTGCGAGTTCTTAACGTGGCTTTCGAGAAAAATGTCTATTTGAGGTACACCTTAAATAACTGGACGACATTTGTGGATGTTCTGGCGTATTACGTCCCCCATTCTAGTGACGGGCAGACGGACAAGTTTAGCTTCAAAATCATCACCCCGACCTTTCTGGATTTTGGAGGAACGCTGCAGTTTGCCATCAAATACTGTGTCGGAGGAGATGAATTTTGGGACAACAACAATGGGAGTAATTACAGAGTAAGACGCCACAGATTTAAAATTTCTCCCCCGAGGGAATGGGAAAACGGTTGGATCCATTTTATTTAG